In Actinomycetes bacterium, the genomic window CAGCGTGTCGAGGCAGCCGCCGACGAGCCGGCCGGTCGCCTGGACGTCTCGCGCGTCGCCGAGCACCTGCCACCCGGCGGGGACGGTGAGCTGCATCGACTCGACCTCGGGCTGGGTCCGGAAGTCCGGCCACGACTCCTGGTGGTGGGTCGCGGCGGTCTGCGTCACGGTGGCACCGGTGGGCGACGTCGCGACGTCGAGCCAGTGCGCCAGCCCCTCGGGCGGTGTGAACGGCGTGTCCATCAGGTTGGCGCCGTGCAGCGTGGCGACCCCGGTCAGCAGGGTCAGCGGGGTCAGGACCGTGCTGGTGTCGGAGTAGCCGACGACCCAGGTCGGCGCGGCGGCGGCAAGGCGCTCGTAGTCGAGCAGGGGGAGCAGGTCGATCGCCAGCTCGCCGCCCCACGGCGGCACCACGGCGCCGACCCGCGGGTCGAGCAGCATCCCGGCGAGCTCGGCGGCCCGGTCGGCCGCCGGCGCGCTGACCAGGCCGGTGCCGTCCATGCAGTCGCCGACCCGCACCTGGTAGCCGAGCCGGCGCAGGTGCTCGACGCAGAAGTCGAGGCGCGGACCCAGCTCGTCCTCCACGCCGGACGACGGTGCCGTCACGCCGATGGTGTCTCCGGGCCGGAGCGGGGCGGGGTAGCGCACGGCCCCAGCATGCATGCCCCGCACACGAGCCGACACCGGCTCGGACGGACGAAGGGACCCCGCCCGGAGGCGAGGTCCCTTCGTACGAGGCTGTGGTCCAGCCGGTCAGATCGTCAGACGATCGTCAGACGGGGCGGACGTTCTCCGCCTGCGGGCCCTTCGGGCCCTGCGTGACGTCGAACTCCACGCGCTGGTTCTCGTCCAGCGAGCGGTAGCCGTCAGCCTGGATGGCCGAGAAGTGGACGAAGACGTCGGCGCCGCCGCCGTCCTGGGCGATGAAGCCGAAGCCCTTCTCGCCGTTGAACCACTTCACTGTGCCCTGAGTCATTCCGTGCTCCTTGATATGTGGTGCGGACGAGCCGGCGGAACTGCCGGCCCACGGCTGCCCGCGGTGGTCGTCGTCCCACATCCGGAACCGGTGCTCGGGTCCACATATGACAAGACGCCCGACGGATGAACGATCCGCGGGCGTCCAGAGAACGTGCGAGGAACTGCGTTGTCAGCAACCTGCCAGGAAGCCTAGCAGGTCCGCCGGGATGGAGCGATCCCCTCCATGTCCGCTCCACCCCGGCGGCTGCGCCGTCACACCTGGGTCACCGCTGCTGCGGCAGATCCACCTGAGGTGTCGGGATCGGGTGGTTGGCGACCATCAGCCCGGCCGGGTCGACCTGGGCGCGCAGCGCCTGCAGCCGGGCGTAGGCCTCGGCGCGGTAGCCCTTGGCGGTGTCCACCGCGTTCTCGGCGAGGTTCAGGTAGTACGTGCAGGTCTGCCACGGCGCGACGGCCTGCGCGGCGCGGGTCGCGTCGGCCTGGCTCCTGGCCGCCATCTCCGGCGTCGCGGCGATGCCGACGGCGAGGAAGAGGAACTGCCCCGCGATCGCCGGCATCGCCCCGGCGCCGTCGTGCGGCCGCCCGAGCGCCCCGCCGAGCTGGCGCAGCTCGGCCAGGATGAGGGACGAGCCCGACCCGGGGCCGGCGGCCGCGACGAGCGCATCGATCGCGGCGTCGGGCATCGAGTCGAGGACGAGCGAGTCCGACACCGCCGGCGTCGGGCCCTCCGGGTCCATGTGCAGCCGGATCAGCGCCGCGGTCGGCTGCCGCTCGAAGGTGTCCATCTCCGGCTCGAGGGCCCGCAGCGGCGCCAGGACGGCGGCGGCCTCCTCGTCGGTGCCCATGACGGCGCCGTCGATGACGACGATGGTGCGGCCGCGGAACGGCGGCGGCATCTCCTCGATCGGCGGGACGTTGAGGATGCGCCAGGCGGTGGTCACCTCGTCGGGGGCGTCGGCCGACCAGGCCGACCAGGCCCGCAGGACCTCGGCGGCGCGGGAGCCGTCGTAGACCAGCCAGCCGGCGTACACCGTGTCGAAGTCGAAGACCCGGAACTCGAGCGCGGTCACGACGCCGAAGTTGCCGCCGCCGCCCCGCAGCGCCCAGAACAGCTCGCTGTTGCTCTCCGCGTCGGCCCGCACCACGTCACCCGCGGGGGTCACGACCTCGAGGGCCGTCACGTTGTTGGCCTGCATGCCCAGCTTGCGGGCGTACCAGCCGATCCCGCCGCCCAGCGAGTAGCCCGTGACGCCCACGTCGGGCGAGGAGCCGTGCAGCGCGGTCAGGCCGTGCTCGGCGACGGCGGTGACGACGTCCTCCCAGAGGACCCCCGCCTCGGCCCGCGCGACGAGGCGCCCCCGGTCCACGGTGACGCCGGTCATCGCCGACGTGCGGACCAGCACCACGTCGTCGAGGGCACCCAGCGGACCGGCGTTGTGGCCGGTGCCCTGGGCCGCGACCCGCAGCCCGAGCGCAGCCGCCGCGCGCACCACCTCGGCTACCTCCGCCGCGCTCGCCGGGTAGGCGACCGCGGCCGGCCGCTGGTCCACGGCGACGTTCCAGGGCGTCCGCGCGTCGTCGTAGCCGCGGTCCCCGCGCAGGTGGACGGCGCCCCCGCAGAGGTCGCGCAGGGCAGCCAGGTCCCGGGAGGAAGCAGCGGACTCTGCCGACGCAGCGGGCGCGGGGACGGTGGGCTGAGCGGTCACGGGCGTGCTCCTGACGGCGTGCGGACGGCGGGTCGCTGTGCAGGGCCACTCTCGCCCTGATCACTTGAGGTGGCCTTGGAGCCGACTTGAGGCCGCGGCCGGGCGCGAAGCCGCAGGTCAGAGCCGGTGCGACGCCACCAGCTGGGCGAGCTCGGCGTCGCTGGCAGCCCCGAGGCCACGACGCAGCTCGGCGAGGGTCCGCTCGACCCGCGCCGGGGTGAGGAAGAGCGCCTCCGCGATCTCGCGGTGGCTGTAGCCCTTCGCCACCGCCGCGACGATCCGGCGCTCGGTGTTGGTGGGCGTGAACACGGCAGCCGGGTCCGGCGGTACGTCGTCGCCGGTCGACCCGTCGGCCACCAGCTCGGCGGCCACCTGGCGGTAGAGACCGTCGGACCCGCACTCCAGGCTGCGGCCGAGGGCGGCCCGCAGCAGCCGCTCGCGCTCGGCTGCGTCGCGCGACACCCGGGCGACCGCCAGCTCGGCGCACGCCAGCTCGAAACGGGCCACGCTGGAGGTCAGGCACTCCAGCGCCTCGCGCAGCATCTCCTCGGAGCCGGGGCCGCCGAGCTCGCCGGCGACCCGCAGGGTGCGGCCGAGGACGCTCGGCGCACCCCAGTGGCGCGCCGCCGCGATCTCGTCGACCATCAGCTGCCTGGCCTCCTCGACCCGGCCGACCGCGGCCAGGATCGGCGCCCGGTAGGTGCGCCAGGGCCGCCACACCGGGTTGGTCACCGTCGTCTGCATCTGCTCGGTGCGGTCCAGCCGCGCCAGCGCCTCCTCGTGGTGGCCCTCGGCGGCGCACAGCCGGGCGTAGTTCTCCTCGAACAGCCGCGCGCCGTCGCCGAACCGCGGCTGGTCGAGCACCGGCTCGGCGATCCGGCGGGCCTGGGCGAGGTCGCCCTGCTCGATCAGGATGCCGAGGATGAACGCCTGGCCGTAGGGCACACCGACCTCCGGCGCACCCCAGGCCCGGCTCTGGTCGTTGGACGTGTGGATCGACTGCAGCGCCTCGCGCAGGTTGCCGTGGTGCCACAGCATGTGCCCGCGCCACAGGTGCACCGACAGGGCCGAGAACAGCGAGCCGCGGGCGTAGGCCTCGGCGAGGGTGCGGTCCCAGAAGTCGCCGCTGCTCTCGTCGCACATCTCGAGGACGAAGGTCGCGACGACCCACAGCAGGCCGGTGTCGTGGCGCTGGAGCTGCCCGTCCTCGTTCGCGAAGCGGGACAGGCGGGCGGCCTCGGCGCGGTCGCCCGTGGTGATGAGCTCTTCCCAGCTCAGCGTCGCGGCGAGGGCCCGGGCAC contains:
- a CDS encoding S66 peptidase family protein, which gives rise to MRYPAPLRPGDTIGVTAPSSGVEDELGPRLDFCVEHLRRLGYQVRVGDCMDGTGLVSAPAADRAAELAGMLLDPRVGAVVPPWGGELAIDLLPLLDYERLAAAAPTWVVGYSDTSTVLTPLTLLTGVATLHGANLMDTPFTPPEGLAHWLDVATSPTGATVTQTAATHHQESWPDFRTQPEVESMQLTVPAGWQVLGDARDVQATGRLVGGCLDTLAMLPGTPYGDVGAFADRHAPEGLLVYLEVSDAPAAEVSRMLHHLRYAGWFDRATGVMVGRTPAPATLGFSQVDAVHHALGDLPVPVLFDVDVGHVPPQMALVNGALATMELTGSARGTLVQRLV
- a CDS encoding cold-shock protein; the encoded protein is MTQGTVKWFNGEKGFGFIAQDGGGADVFVHFSAIQADGYRSLDENQRVEFDVTQGPKGPQAENVRPV
- a CDS encoding FAD-binding oxidoreductase is translated as MTAQPTVPAPAASAESAASSRDLAALRDLCGGAVHLRGDRGYDDARTPWNVAVDQRPAAVAYPASAAEVAEVVRAAAALGLRVAAQGTGHNAGPLGALDDVVLVRTSAMTGVTVDRGRLVARAEAGVLWEDVVTAVAEHGLTALHGSSPDVGVTGYSLGGGIGWYARKLGMQANNVTALEVVTPAGDVVRADAESNSELFWALRGGGGNFGVVTALEFRVFDFDTVYAGWLVYDGSRAAEVLRAWSAWSADAPDEVTTAWRILNVPPIEEMPPPFRGRTIVVIDGAVMGTDEEAAAVLAPLRALEPEMDTFERQPTAALIRLHMDPEGPTPAVSDSLVLDSMPDAAIDALVAAAGPGSGSSLILAELRQLGGALGRPHDGAGAMPAIAGQFLFLAVGIAATPEMAARSQADATRAAQAVAPWQTCTYYLNLAENAVDTAKGYRAEAYARLQALRAQVDPAGLMVANHPIPTPQVDLPQQR